From Musa acuminata AAA Group cultivar baxijiao chromosome BXJ3-8, Cavendish_Baxijiao_AAA, whole genome shotgun sequence, one genomic window encodes:
- the LOC135645089 gene encoding serine carboxypeptidase-like 27 — translation MGFCTLCLLPTSLCSSSSSSSSSFCMCLLLLVGSLAAAAACTPAEQQELDRIARLPGQPPVDFAQYSGYVTVDARAGRALFYWLVEAAPAAQPAPLVLWLNGGPGCSSVAYGASEELGPFRIRSDGKTLYLNPYAWNTVANVLFLESPAGVGFSYSNTSSDLYTAGDNRTAADAYKFLVNWFERFPQYKHREFYIAGESYAGHYVPQLSQLVHRKNIGTQDPTINFKGFLVGNGVTDDYHDYVGTFEYWWTHGLISDATYRILRVHCDHEVSEHPSDACIKALDDADTEMGNIDPYSIYTLPCNDTGSLRRNLRGHYPWMSRAYDPCTERYSMVYYNHPEVQKALHANVTGIPYSWETCSDTIGDNWGDSPKSVLPIYHELIAAGLRIWVFSGDTDSVVPLTATRYSIDALKLKTLKNWYPWYYDGKVGGWSQIYEGLTFVTVTGAGHEVPLHRPRQALILFKRFLKNKPMPS, via the exons ATGGGGTTCTGCACCCTGTGCTTGTTGCCTACCTCCttgtgctcctcctcctcctcctcctcctcctccttttgtaTGTGTCTGCTGTTGCTGGTGGGGAGCCTCGCAGCGGCGGCGGCTTGCACGCCGGCGGAGCAGCAGGAGCTGGACAGGATCGCCCGCCTCCCTGGCCAGCCTCCCGTTGACTTCGCGCAGTACTCTGGATACGTCACCGTCGACGCCCGGGCCGGCCGAGCCCTCTTTTACTGGCTCGTCGAGGCGGCACCGGCCGCGCAGCCCGCCCCTCTCGTCCTCTGGCTCAACGGCGGCCCCGGGTGCTCCTCCGTTGCCTACGGCGCCTCCGAGGAGCTTGGCCCCTTCCGGATCAGGTCCGACGGGAAGACCCTCTACCTGAATCCTTACGCCTGGAACACCg TGGCGAATGTGCTGTTCTTGGAGTCGCCGGCAGGCGTTGGGTTCTCGTACTCTAATACCTCATCGGATCTCTACACTGCTGGAGACAACAGGACAG CTGCGGATGCCTACAAATTCCTCGTGAATTGGTTCGAGAGGTTTCCTCAGTACAAACACCGGGAGTTCTATATAGCCGGAGAGAGTTACGCAG GGCATTACGTTCCACAGTTATCTCAGCTTGTCCACAGGAAAAACATCGGTACTCAAGATCCCACCATTAATTTCAAGGGATTTCTG GTTGGTAATGGGGTCACTGATGATTACCATGATTATGTTGGGACCTTCGAGTACTGGTGGACTCATGGCCTGATCTCAGATGCCACCTACCGAATTCTGCGGGTTCACTGTGACCACGAAGTCTCTGAACACCCTTCTGATGCATGCATAAAGGCCCTTGATGATGCCGATACAGAGATGGGGAACATAGACCCCTACAGCATATACACTCTTCCATGTAATGATACTGGATCTCTTAGGCGCAACCTAAGGGGTCACTAT CCTTGGATGTCCAGAGCTTACGATCCATGCACCGAGAGGTACTCCATGGTATACTACAATCATCCTGAGGTCCAAAAAGCACTGCACGCGAACGTTACTGGAATACCATACAGTTGGGAGACATgcag TGATACTATCGGAGACAACTGGGGAGATTCACCAAAGTCTGTGCTTCCTATTTACCATGAACTTATTGCTGCTGGCCTAAGGATATGGGTTTTCAG TGGTGATACAGATTCTGTAGTCCCCTTGACTGCAACAAGATACTCCATTGATGCTCTCAAACTAAAAACTCTCAAGAATTGGTATCCATGGTATTACGATGGAAAG GTCGGTGGATGGAGTCAAATCTATGAAGGCCTAACCTTTGTGACTGTTACTGGGGCCGGACATGAAGTCCCTCTTCATCGTCCCCGACAAGCTTTGATACTCTTCAAGCGTTTCTTGAAGAATAAGCCCATGCCCTCTTAA
- the LOC135584685 gene encoding uncharacterized protein LOC135584685 — protein sequence MAFGGALRNILRPVSARCLLSLSLPLSRKVSSSSSPIASTSRIHQSIFFDTVGGSSFKRELFSTSTAGATAFNSLTDTRFPKRRPGTKPRKKRASLRPRGPFAWVQYVPGEPIPVSRPNEGSVQGRNRKKRIRQRKAFILAEKKKRKAQQAEARKKRDMKRIERKMAAVAREKAWAERLIELQQLEEKKKAAAMA from the exons ATGGCCTTCGGCGGCGCTTTGAGGAACATCCTCCGCCCCGTGTCGGCTCGATGTCTTCTTTCGCTTTCGCTTCCGTTGTCGAGGAAAGTCTCTTCTTCATCATCGCCGATTGCTTCCACTAGCAGAATCCACCAGAGTATCTTCTTCGACACCGTCGGCGGATCGAGCTTCAAAAGGGAGCTCTTTTCGACTTCTACCGCCGGTGCTACAGCTTTTAACAGTTTGACTGATACTAGGTTTCCGAAGAGGAGGCCCGGGACGAAGCCTCGGAAGAAAAGGGCGAGCCTTAGACCTCGAG GCCCTTTTGCTTGGGTGCAGTATGTGCCTGGAGAACCAATTCCTGTAAGTCGACCAAATGAAGGAAGTGTTCAGGGAAGGAACAGAAAGAAGCGCATCAGGCAGAGGAAGGCATTTATCTTG GCCGAAAAGAAGAAGCGCAAAGCTCAACAGGCAGAGGCCAGGAAAAAGAGGGACATGAAGAGGATTGAAAGAAAAATGGCTGCAGTAGCTAGGGAGAAAGCTTGGGCTGAAAGGCTGATTGAGTTGCAGCAActcgaggagaagaagaaagctgCTGCAATGGCTTAA